One part of the Janthinobacterium sp. 17J80-10 genome encodes these proteins:
- a CDS encoding YqiA/YcfP family alpha/beta fold hydrolase translates to MILYLHGFRSSPLSFKARLLGERLHALGLGDTYVCPQLPASPCLAIDLARQLIGQASPNEVTLIGSSLGGYYATWLAEQSGCRAVLLNPAVKPPRDLEQYVGVRTAFHSDEPFEFKQEYIAELQALAVPRITRPERYFLIAATGDEVLDWREMTAHYAQARQHIIDGSDHGLSDFAGYVDEVLAFCGVVSGGHR, encoded by the coding sequence ATGATTCTGTACCTGCACGGCTTTCGCTCGTCCCCGTTGTCATTCAAGGCCCGCCTGCTTGGCGAGCGCCTGCATGCGCTTGGCCTGGGCGATACCTACGTTTGTCCGCAATTGCCGGCATCGCCGTGCCTGGCCATCGACCTGGCGCGGCAATTGATCGGGCAGGCGTCGCCCAACGAGGTGACACTGATCGGCTCGTCCCTGGGCGGCTATTACGCTACCTGGCTGGCCGAGCAGTCCGGTTGCCGTGCCGTGCTGTTGAATCCGGCCGTCAAGCCGCCGCGCGACCTGGAGCAATATGTCGGTGTGCGCACCGCTTTTCATTCCGACGAGCCGTTCGAGTTCAAGCAGGAATATATCGCCGAACTGCAGGCGCTGGCGGTGCCACGCATCACCCGGCCGGAACGCTATTTTCTGATTGCTGCGACCGGCGACGAGGTACTCGACTGGCGCGAAATGACAGCGCATTATGCACAGGCGCGCCAGCACATCATCGACGGGAGCGACCACGGCCTGTCGGATTTTGCGGGATATGTTGACGAGGTGCTGGCGTTTTGCGGCGTGGTTTCAGGAGGGCATCGGTGA